Proteins co-encoded in one Sulfurimonas sp. HSL1-2 genomic window:
- a CDS encoding RNA pyrophosphohydrolase — translation MESVKPYRPNVAAIIVPPEYPDVKQIFIAERSDISGIWQFPQGGIDRGESPEEALLREIEEEIGTKKVEVVAEYPEWLAYDFPAHVAERMRPYCGQTQRYFLVRLKHKAKINLETKHPEFIDYKFIEIDALYDYVAHFKKPIYEKVIGYFQAKGYL, via the coding sequence ATGGAATCCGTCAAACCCTATCGTCCGAACGTCGCGGCCATCATCGTGCCGCCGGAATACCCCGATGTCAAACAGATCTTCATTGCCGAGCGCAGTGATATCAGCGGCATCTGGCAGTTCCCGCAGGGAGGGATCGACAGGGGGGAGTCTCCCGAAGAGGCGCTTCTGCGCGAGATCGAAGAGGAGATCGGAACGAAAAAGGTGGAAGTCGTTGCCGAATACCCCGAGTGGCTGGCCTACGATTTTCCGGCGCACGTTGCGGAGCGCATGCGCCCCTACTGCGGGCAGACGCAGCGCTATTTCCTGGTCCGTCTCAAACACAAGGCGAAGATCAACCTGGAGACGAAACATCCGGAGTTTATCGATTACAAGTTCATCGAGATCGATGCACTGTACGACTACGTTGCACACTTCAAAAAACCGATCTATGAGAAGGTGATCGGCTATTTTCAAGCAAAGGGGTATCTGTAA
- the hemW gene encoding radical SAM family heme chaperone HemW, producing the protein MLLYVHIPFCDSKCHYCSFNSYVDKFGLRRDYMAALVRQLEGELARLDPAPQSIETLFFGGGTPSTVAPELYAPLFERLRPYLKPGAEITSEANPNSATPEWLTGMKALGVNRISFGVQSFDPDKLRRLGRAHTPQQALDAVTAAHSAGYEHLSIDLIYGVAGDTKALLEHDLEQAFTLPIDHLSAYALTIEEGTPFSATPEVAEEKLPLTSWLFERIRAHGFTQYEISNFGRYRSRHNLGYWEYKPYIGLGAGAVGCIGNVRYYPHRDVEAYIADPLFRTTEPLDADAVKTERLFLGLRSVVGVPETLLDPEELQRARWLEEEGKLRCEEGRFYNTDYLLSDEIVLYLQG; encoded by the coding sequence ATGCTTTTATACGTCCATATCCCGTTTTGCGACAGCAAGTGCCACTACTGCAGCTTCAACTCCTACGTCGACAAGTTCGGACTGCGCCGCGATTACATGGCTGCGCTCGTCCGGCAGCTGGAGGGCGAGCTTGCACGCCTGGACCCGGCGCCGCAGAGCATCGAGACCCTTTTTTTCGGCGGCGGCACCCCTTCGACGGTCGCGCCGGAACTGTACGCCCCGCTTTTTGAACGCCTGCGCCCCTATCTCAAACCCGGTGCCGAGATCACCAGCGAAGCCAACCCCAACAGCGCTACTCCCGAGTGGCTCACGGGTATGAAAGCGCTGGGGGTGAACCGTATCAGTTTCGGCGTACAGAGTTTCGATCCCGATAAGCTGAGGCGCCTGGGGCGCGCCCACACACCCCAGCAGGCGCTGGATGCCGTTACCGCGGCGCACAGCGCCGGGTACGAGCACCTCTCCATCGACCTCATTTACGGCGTCGCCGGAGACACGAAAGCACTGCTGGAGCACGACCTGGAACAGGCGTTCACCCTCCCCATCGACCACCTCAGCGCCTACGCCCTCACCATCGAAGAGGGGACCCCCTTTTCCGCCACACCGGAGGTCGCCGAGGAAAAACTGCCGCTGACTTCATGGCTCTTCGAGCGTATCAGGGCCCACGGCTTCACCCAATACGAGATCTCCAATTTCGGCCGCTACCGTTCCCGCCATAATCTCGGCTACTGGGAGTACAAGCCCTACATCGGGCTGGGTGCCGGCGCCGTGGGCTGCATCGGAAATGTCCGCTACTACCCCCACCGCGACGTTGAAGCCTACATTGCCGATCCCCTCTTCCGCACGACGGAACCCCTCGATGCGGACGCGGTCAAAACCGAACGCCTCTTTCTCGGCCTGCGCTCCGTCGTGGGCGTCCCCGAAACGCTGCTCGACCCGGAGGAGCTGCAGCGCGCCCGATGGCTTGAAGAGGAGGGGAAACTTCGCTGTGAAGAGGGCCGCTTTTACAATACGGACTACCTGCTCAGCGACGAGATCGTTCTCTATCTTC